One Stenotrophomonas maltophilia R551-3 genomic window, TTCACCGGCGCGCGCGCGACCATCTTCAGCAGGCCGTCGATGCGCAGGCGCACACGGTAATCGTCTTCGTAGGGCTCGAAATGGATGTCCGATGCACCCTTGCGGATCGCATCGACCAGCACCTTGTTGACGAACTTCACCACTGGGGTGTCGTCGCCCTTGGCGTCGATGCCGGAGTCGCCACTGCTGGTGCCGAGATCTTCGTCACCGGCCGCGACATCCAGGTTTCCCATGCCGTCGTCGTCACTGCCCAAGGCGTCGCCGATGGTGTCATGGCTGGCGTGCCACTGCTCCAGCGTGCGGCGGATCTGGTCCTCGTCGACCAGGATGGGCTCCACCACCAGGTTGGTGTGGAACTTGATTTCGTCCAGCGAGTGGGTCGGGTTGCTGGTGCCGACAAACAGCTTGCCACCCCGTTTGAACAACGGCAGCACGTTGTGCTTGCGCAGCAGCTCCTCGCTGACCAGGCTCATCGCATTCTGGCTGGCATCGAAGGTGGACACGTCAAACAGCGGCATGCCGAACTCGACCGCATTGGCGGCGGCCAGCTGCGAGGCATTGACCAGCTTGTTCTGCGCGAACCACGTGGGCAACGGCTGGCGGGCCGCGGCGGCCTTGGCCATGGCGTCGCGGGCGCTGGCCTCATCCAGGGCGCCGTCCTGGACCAGGCGACGGGCCAGGCCGGTGATGCCGACAAGGTTGGCGGTGGTTACGGCATTCATAGAAATCCTTGGCTCATGGGTCTGGCAGCGCCGGGCACCCTCCAAGGGCACGGCACCGGGCAGCAGAACCTGCCACGACCCAACGGCCAATGGCATCGCCAATCCATGAGCAACACTGCCTTGCCCGGCACTCCCAGCCCGGCAGACACGATCCTGACTCCCCCGGGGATGATAGCTCCGTCAAGGGTCGACCAACATCCCATCGGATCACATGTTTGGGATCCGTCGTGCCTGTACGTCCAGCAGGTCCTGCAAGGCCTCCCCCGCTCCGCTTCCACGGAGTTACCACCCCATTCATACATCGCAGCGGAGTAACATTGCACTGGGGAAAATGGGGACACACCTTGAATCAGCTCAGCATCATCCTGCCGGCCAAGAACGAAGCCGAAGGCCTTCTTCGCACGCTGCCGGCACTTCGTCAGCACTACCCGCATGCAGAGATCATCGTCGTCGACGATGGATCCACCGACGCGACGGCAATCATTGCCCGTGAACAGGGCGCTCAGGTCCTTTCCAGTCCCTACTCAATGGGCAATGGTGCCTCGATCAAGCGTGGCGCACGTGCCGCCAGCGGAGACATACTGGTGTTCATGGACGCGGACGGTCAACATGATCCGGCCCACATCCGCGCTTTGCTGGACAAGCTGGCCGAAGGCTACGACATGGTCGTTGGTGCACGCGACAGCAGCGGCCAGGCCAACGTTCATCGCGGCTTGGCCAATGGATTCTACAACTGGCTGGCCAGCCACATGACCGGCTTCAAAGTGATGGACCTCACCTCTGGCTTCCGCGCAGTCCGCGCAGGGCGCTTCCGTGAATTCCTACACCTTCTGCCGAACGGATTCAGCTACCCGACCACCAGCACCATGGCCTTCTTCCGAAGCGCCTATCCGGTCGCCTATGTGCCTATCCCGGTAGCAAAGCGCGTGGGCAATGGCAGTCACATCCGTCCGATCAAGGACGGCATCCGCTTCCTGCTCATCATCTTCAAGATCGCGACACTTTACTCTCCGCTGAAACTGTTCGCTCCGGTAGCACTGGCGTTCTTTATGCTTGGCCTTGGGTATTACGGATACACGTTCGCGACCATGCACCGATTCACCAACATGAGCACATTGCTGTTCAGTGCATCGGTGATCATCTTCCTGATCGGATTGGTGTCGGAGCAGATCACCGGCCTTACTTACCTCGCATCACGGAAGGACTCGCAGCCGTGACAGAGGCTGACGCACAGGCTGCAGATCTTCCGGGATTGCTGGTTGTTGCGTCTACCTATCCGCGCTGGGCGGGCGACCCCGAGCCTGGGTTTGTGCACGCTTTGAGCCAACGCCTGACTAGTGATTTCAAAGTCACAGTGCTATGCCCCCATGCCCCGGGCGCGGCCACGCGCGAGCAGCTCGATGGGGTTCAGGTCATTCGATATCGATACGCACCCGAGGCAATGGAACAGCTGGTCAATGGCGGAGGCATCACCTCCAACCTCCGCCGCCGCCCATGGACGTTGGTGCTGGTGCCAACCTTTCTTCTGGCCCAATGGTGGGCCATGCGACGCGAGCTGCAGCGCCATCGCCATAAGGTCCTGCATGTCCATTGGATCATCCCACAGGGACTTGCCAGCGCGCTGTTGCCGAAACGGCTCCGCCCTCCGATGTTGGTGACTTCCCACGGCGGCGATCTCTTTTCACTCCGTGGGCCATTGTTCCAGGCCATGAAGCGCTTTGCCCTCGCTCGGGCCCAGGCCGCCAGCGTCGTGAGTCATGCGATGGTGGCGCCATTTCGCACCCTGGCGGCCGACCTGCCGTTGGCAGTCTCGCCAATGGGAGTGGATCTTCAGCATCGTTTCATCCCCTCTTCGATGGAACGCGCGCGTGATGAACTTCTGTTCGTTGGGCGACTGGTAGAGAAGAAGGGCTTGACGTATCTGATTGATGCGTTGCCAGCGGTCCTGGCTCGACATCCCCGGGTCTCACTCACTGTCATCGGACATGGGCCTGAGCTTCAGGCATGCCAGTCCCAGGTGGAGGCGCTTGGGCTACAGCGCCATGTTCGCTTTCTCGGGGCAGTGTCGCAGGAAACGCTGCCGATGCACTATCAGCGTGCAATCGCTCTTGTCGCGCCCTTCATCGAAGCACGCAATGGTGATCAGGAAGGTCTTGGTCTGGTCTCGGTGGAAGCCCTGGGCTGCGGATGCCCGGTCGTCACAACCGACGTTGCTGCCGTGCGTGATGCATTCCCTTCCGGGCCGCCGCACTATCTGGCGCAACAGCGCTCTGCAGCAAGTCTCGCCGAGGTACTACTGGATCTTCTGGACGCGCCAGAAGATGCCCTAACCTGGGCCCATGAGCAACGCCAGGCGCTGGTGGACCGTTTCGACCATGCGAAGGTAGCCACCCGCTATGTGAAGCAACTGCAGACCATCATGGAGAAACCGGATGCTCGGTAGACTGCCGCGCCTGGGAAATCTGGCCAGGACCTCAATTCTGGTGATGTTCTGGCAAGGTATTCGGATCGTTTGCCTCGCCGCGTGGATAATCATCGGCGCGCGCGTATTGGGAGCGACAAACTACGGACTATTCTCCGGCACGGTAGGTACGGCATCGGCCCTTGCGGGCTTAGTCGGACTTGGTGGCGGTATGCTCATGTACCAGTACAGCGCTTCGGACCGCGCGCAGTTCCCTCGCTATTGGAAACAGTGCTTGTTCCTTTGCGTGCTGAGCGCACTCCCACTCTCCCTGCTTTTCTCGCTACTGACTGCAGGCCTACTGCCTTGGCACGCACTCGGCCTGATCGCGCTCTCGGAGATCATTGCATTCCCCTTCGTGACCAACGCGGCATTTGCTTTCTCTGCCAATGACCGACTGGGCTGGTCAGCCGCGCTACCCGCATTGAATGCAATCTTGAGGTTGGCCGCGATCTGCGTCTTCAGCCTGCTGCCACTGGATCATGATCTGACTGTCTACCTCATGCTGCACCTTGCTTCATCTGCATGCAGCGCGATGCTGGCACTGCTGCTGGTACGCAGACTGCTGCGGCCAGGCCCTGCGCACTTGCACATCGGGCGTAGTGACTTGTTGCATGGAACGGGGCATGCCGTTGCGTGGAGCTCTGCTGTCGGCGTCACCACCCTGGACAAATCCTTTGTTCTTCGCATCGGTGGCAGTGAGACAGCAGGCCTATACGCCGCCTGCTACCGCATCGCCGCCGTGGTGACCATGCCACTGGATGCAATGATCATGTCCGCCATGCCACGATTGTTCAGAGCGCAGCGCGATCTTGCTCAATACAGACGTCTTGTCATCTCGATGGTCATGACCGCTTTCGGCTACGGCATGCTCACTGGCCTGGTGTTGTGGTGGGCCGCAGTTCTGCTTCCCCGGCTACTGGGCGGCGAGTTCGCAGCTGCCATTTCGGGCCTGCGATGGATGGGATTATTCGTGCTTGGCTACAGCCTTCGCCAGATCGCCTGCCATGCATTGATTGGGCGGGGCTGGAAGATGCGTCGGTTCCTCATCGAAGCAGTCGGACTATTGATGATGGCAGGGATAGCATCGGCATGGATCCCCACTCATGGTTTACAGGGGGCTGTATGGATGATCATCGCATCCGAGGCACTAATGGCCATTATCGCTTGGATAACCCTTCTCTTCAGTTCCGTCGCCGCTGACGCCGCGCCAGGTTGAACTCGTCCAGATAGGCTTCGCACGCCGTTTCAATTGAGAACTCCATGCTGCGTTTGCGCAGCTCTTCAGGCGGCACCCAGTACTTTCCATCCAGTACCATCCGCATAGCCTGGGTCAACGCCGCAACGTCGCCAACAGGCACTAATTGACCATAGCGACCTTCGTCGAGCACTTCCGCAGGCCCATACGGGCAATCTGTGGCTATCACCTGGGTCGCACAGCACATCGCCTCTACCAGCACATTTCCAAATCCCTCATAGTCTGACGGAAGCACCAGCACGGTACTCCGAGCAATCCAGGGCAACACGTCCTCCACCCGACCAAGCATCGCACACTCGTTCTTCAGATCACTACTCGCTATCCACCCGGCGAGACGCTCTCCTTCCTTTCCCTGCCCCAGCACAAGCAAACGGGCCATGTGCGTTGTTCGAAGTTGGCGATAAGCGTCCCACAGCAGGTCCAATCGTTTTTCTGACGAAAGGCGCCCTGCATACACAAAAACGGGAATCCCGTCATTCGGGAACGGCCACGCGTGGCTTGGCAGGATAACGGGAGCATTGTCCTTGCGGGTCAAGGGATTGTGTATCACCCGGACGCACGAAGCGGCGAGCCCCAGCTCATGCTCTATATCCGCTGCCAAGGCAGCGGACACGGCAACCACCCCTTGAGCCCGCGGCACCACCATGCGCATGGCCTGACGAATCAACTCCAGTTTGCACCGGGCCAGCCCATGCGCCTTATGCCTTGGCGCGGACAAAGAAAGGTGCTGTGACACGACAATAGCAGTCGATGGATAGAGAAGTCGCCTCCAGAAGACAGCCCATACGGCGACATCGTTGGAGGTAGTAACCACAACCTGCGGCCGCTCGCGCCGAATGCGCCATGGAAGCTTAAGTAGTAGTTGCCAGGCGCCACGGGGAGCAATGAATTCAACTTCGCCACTGCCCCCCGGCCCACCCAGATCACGACCTGCAACGACGCGAGCCGTGTGCCCCAGCTCGTTGAAGCCGCGCGACAGATTCAGTTGCACGCGCTCCAGGCCACCCGGCTCCCATCGGCTTGCAATAAGCCAGATCATGTCCCTTCCACGCTCCGATTACATCCCGCGATACAAACAACATCCTGGTAGTCACGAAGGCACTGGATATCGATCCGGACCAAGCGTCCCTTCACTTCCAAGCGATAGAAGCGATACCCCAATGGCTCCAGCAATTCCAGGATCTCACGACTGTGGTATCCGGCTGCCAAACTGGAACGTTCCTGTACTTCGACCACAATCACCGGCGAGAAGCGCCGCAGGGTTTCGATGCCACCTCGCAGACAGGGCAGTTCACCGCCTTCGATGTCGATCTTCAACAGATCCAGTCGTGACAGGCCAATACGCTGGGCGAGTTCGTCCAATGTGGTGATGTCGACCATCCCAATGCATTGATCGACGCCCTCGATTCCATGCAGGCTCCCGAGCCCCTGGTGAGCCTCATTCACATCATGCTGCCCGCAGGATGCATAGATCGGCAGTCGACCAATCTCGGCAGCCAACCCTTGTCGGAAAATCTGCACGACAGAATGCAGTCCATTGCACTGAACGTTCAGCTGCAGCTCGTCAGCGATCCCGGAGACGGGTTCCAGGGCGACCACGCAGCCGTCCTGCCCAACACGATTGGCGCAGACCAAGGTGACCTCGCCGATGTTGGCACCCACATCGACCACGGTCATTCCGGGTTCCAGGATGCGATCCAGAAAGGAAACCAAGCGAAGATTGTAGTATCCCATCCAGAACATTCGCCGCTGCATGTGCTCGGCCAGATCCAGCGTCACGGTGAACCGACCATCGAAATCATCCACAACCTGCCGTCCGCGCGTATGACGGAACAGCCGCCGAAGCGCGCTCTGTGTCCATCCAGGCCTCTCGCCAAATCGCAGACCGTTTCCCACCCCTCGAAGTACTGATATCAGCCCCATCGCCAGCCCTTCATGGTGACTTTCTCCCTTCAACTGCCCATGATGATGCATTGCCCGCCAGAATAGTCATACAGGTCCATACATGCATGTCCTCATGCTCTGCAAGCGGCAGTACACCGGACAGGACCTTCTCGATGACCAGTATGGAAGATTGTATGAGCTGCCAGAAGGCCTAGCTCGCCTGAGCATCCAGATCAGCGGCATTGCCTTGAGCTATCGGCCTCGCCCGGCCGTAGAGCATCTGTCTTTGTGCGGCGTTCAATGGCAATCAATCAATGCCATTCCGAAGGGCCCCTTCCGCTTGCCGGGATACATCCAAGACGTTCATCAACGAAACCCGGTGGATATCGTGCTAGCGGCCTCGGATGCACCATGCTGCATCCTCGGCATGAAGATCGCAAAGCGACTCGCCGTACCTTGTGTGCTCGATCTTTATGACAATTACGAGAGCTTTGGCCTTACCCGTATCCCAGGACTAAAAGCAGCCTTCAGGAATGCATGCAGATCCGCCGATGGGATCAGTACTGTCACTCACGCACTAGCTGACCATGTCCGGGAAACCATTGACCCGCGGGGCCCGGTGCAGGTGATTGCCAATGCAGTGAGGACCGACATCTTCCACACCATGGACAAGCTGGATTGCCGGCGGAGCCTGGGACTGCCTACCACCTCGCGCTTGATCGGCTGTGCTGGCGCCATCGACCAAAGCCGTGGCATCTCCGATATGTTTCAGGCATTTCACCAACTGGCGGAGCGCGATGCCGATCTTCATTTGGTGATTGCTGGCCGCAGGAGCGGCACAGCAGCTCGTTTTAACCACCCTCGTCTGCTGGACCTGGGCATGCTGGACTGGCAACGTGTGCCGATACTGCTTAATGCATTGGATGTGGCCATCACCTGCAACCGCAGCTCATCCTTTGGACGCTACTGCTACCCGCTCAAGCTTGCCGAGAGCCTGGCATGTCGAATACCCGTGGTCACCGCCAACGTGGGCGACGCTGTTGCAATGGTCCAGAACGAGACCGCCTGTCTCTATACGCCCGGTGACGCAGAAGGGTTGGCCGCTGCAATCAGCGGCCAGCTATCCGCCCCCAAGCACCCTTCATTGACGGGGATAAGCGACTGGCAGGACCGGGCGGCGGTATTGGCTGACCTGCTGGAGTTGGCGGTCCAGTCCGCAGGTGTAACTCACTGAGGACGCTGTGCCTGTGTTTCATCGGAGTGCTCAACATCGATGCCCAGTCGCCTTGCCGTGTCCCGCGCAACGTTCGCCTGATGGGTGTGGCCCTGGCGCTCCAATTCGTCGATCACCTTCTGCGCATAACCCGGCCAGCCCACACTTTCCTCTACAGACTTGGCAAATGCCCAATCAGCTAGTCCCGGATTGCCGGCATGCGTC contains:
- a CDS encoding glycosyltransferase family 2 protein, encoding MNQLSIILPAKNEAEGLLRTLPALRQHYPHAEIIVVDDGSTDATAIIAREQGAQVLSSPYSMGNGASIKRGARAASGDILVFMDADGQHDPAHIRALLDKLAEGYDMVVGARDSSGQANVHRGLANGFYNWLASHMTGFKVMDLTSGFRAVRAGRFREFLHLLPNGFSYPTTSTMAFFRSAYPVAYVPIPVAKRVGNGSHIRPIKDGIRFLLIIFKIATLYSPLKLFAPVALAFFMLGLGYYGYTFATMHRFTNMSTLLFSASVIIFLIGLVSEQITGLTYLASRKDSQP
- a CDS encoding glycosyltransferase — its product is MTEADAQAADLPGLLVVASTYPRWAGDPEPGFVHALSQRLTSDFKVTVLCPHAPGAATREQLDGVQVIRYRYAPEAMEQLVNGGGITSNLRRRPWTLVLVPTFLLAQWWAMRRELQRHRHKVLHVHWIIPQGLASALLPKRLRPPMLVTSHGGDLFSLRGPLFQAMKRFALARAQAASVVSHAMVAPFRTLAADLPLAVSPMGVDLQHRFIPSSMERARDELLFVGRLVEKKGLTYLIDALPAVLARHPRVSLTVIGHGPELQACQSQVEALGLQRHVRFLGAVSQETLPMHYQRAIALVAPFIEARNGDQEGLGLVSVEALGCGCPVVTTDVAAVRDAFPSGPPHYLAQQRSAASLAEVLLDLLDAPEDALTWAHEQRQALVDRFDHAKVATRYVKQLQTIMEKPDAR
- a CDS encoding oligosaccharide flippase family protein; translation: MLGRLPRLGNLARTSILVMFWQGIRIVCLAAWIIIGARVLGATNYGLFSGTVGTASALAGLVGLGGGMLMYQYSASDRAQFPRYWKQCLFLCVLSALPLSLLFSLLTAGLLPWHALGLIALSEIIAFPFVTNAAFAFSANDRLGWSAALPALNAILRLAAICVFSLLPLDHDLTVYLMLHLASSACSAMLALLLVRRLLRPGPAHLHIGRSDLLHGTGHAVAWSSAVGVTTLDKSFVLRIGGSETAGLYAACYRIAAVVTMPLDAMIMSAMPRLFRAQRDLAQYRRLVISMVMTAFGYGMLTGLVLWWAAVLLPRLLGGEFAAAISGLRWMGLFVLGYSLRQIACHALIGRGWKMRRFLIEAVGLLMMAGIASAWIPTHGLQGAVWMIIASEALMAIIAWITLLFSSVAADAAPG
- a CDS encoding glycosyltransferase; protein product: MIWLIASRWEPGGLERVQLNLSRGFNELGHTARVVAGRDLGGPGGSGEVEFIAPRGAWQLLLKLPWRIRRERPQVVVTTSNDVAVWAVFWRRLLYPSTAIVVSQHLSLSAPRHKAHGLARCKLELIRQAMRMVVPRAQGVVAVSAALAADIEHELGLAASCVRVIHNPLTRKDNAPVILPSHAWPFPNDGIPVFVYAGRLSSEKRLDLLWDAYRQLRTTHMARLLVLGQGKEGERLAGWIASSDLKNECAMLGRVEDVLPWIARSTVLVLPSDYEGFGNVLVEAMCCATQVIATDCPYGPAEVLDEGRYGQLVPVGDVAALTQAMRMVLDGKYWVPPEELRKRSMEFSIETACEAYLDEFNLARRQRRRN
- a CDS encoding FkbM family methyltransferase — encoded protein: MDDFDGRFTVTLDLAEHMQRRMFWMGYYNLRLVSFLDRILEPGMTVVDVGANIGEVTLVCANRVGQDGCVVALEPVSGIADELQLNVQCNGLHSVVQIFRQGLAAEIGRLPIYASCGQHDVNEAHQGLGSLHGIEGVDQCIGMVDITTLDELAQRIGLSRLDLLKIDIEGGELPCLRGGIETLRRFSPVIVVEVQERSSLAAGYHSREILELLEPLGYRFYRLEVKGRLVRIDIQCLRDYQDVVCIAGCNRSVEGT
- a CDS encoding glycosyltransferase family 4 protein: MHVLMLCKRQYTGQDLLDDQYGRLYELPEGLARLSIQISGIALSYRPRPAVEHLSLCGVQWQSINAIPKGPFRLPGYIQDVHQRNPVDIVLAASDAPCCILGMKIAKRLAVPCVLDLYDNYESFGLTRIPGLKAAFRNACRSADGISTVTHALADHVRETIDPRGPVQVIANAVRTDIFHTMDKLDCRRSLGLPTTSRLIGCAGAIDQSRGISDMFQAFHQLAERDADLHLVIAGRRSGTAARFNHPRLLDLGMLDWQRVPILLNALDVAITCNRSSSFGRYCYPLKLAESLACRIPVVTANVGDAVAMVQNETACLYTPGDAEGLAAAISGQLSAPKHPSLTGISDWQDRAAVLADLLELAVQSAGVTH